From a single Miscanthus floridulus cultivar M001 chromosome 8, ASM1932011v1, whole genome shotgun sequence genomic region:
- the LOC136478221 gene encoding glutamate receptor 2.8-like translates to MGRLRYYSSSASVSSLRRLELVLAAALLVWCQASLRVATAQQPAPARVRVGVILNLPSLAGQRRKVGIEMAVEDYYAARPGSRTRVALRFRDSTGDVVGAASAAVDLIKNEQVQAIIGPQTSAEAEFVAYIGNRTHVPVLSSSATSPGLSPSQTPFFVRTGANDSFQAAPVAAVLAAFGWHAAAVVYEDSPYGSGILPALAGALQGVGARIMDRAAVPSDADDDRIDAMLYGFKAMPTRVFVVHMNPFLAARFFRRARKAGMMTEDYAWVATDGVGSVVDALSPDDISAMEGVVSLRPFVRMTDRVRNFSARFRARLWREYPSADIYPHDPTVVMLWSYDTAWAIAAAAEAAGVSSPAFQTTPQSAAVTDLDRLGVSATGATLLKAVRETTFRGLAGNFALVDGQLQPPAYEFVNIVGRSSRAVGFWTPEAGITQTQGADGAKGLKKILWPGDSISSPRGWVVSPNGRQLRVAVPVKHGFKEFVGVDSTNRTANVTGYCIEVFDAVIRNYMPYPVSYQYVPYDDSSESYDNLVSQVPEQLADIVVGDVTITASRLGKVDFSMPFTDSGWSMVVAVRTETSTSMWIFLQPLTTSLWLASLAFFCFTGFVVWAIEHRINPEFRGAPWQQFGLSFYFAFSTLVFSHKEKLESNLSRFVVIIWVFFVLILTSSYTASLTSMLTVQKLQPAVTDVRELQRTGEFIGYQEGSFIKQRLQKLGFDKAKMRSYSTAAEYADALSSGQVAAVFDEIPYLRLFLSQYCDGYTMFGPVYKTDGFGFVFPMGSPLTADVSRAVLTLAEGEEMAQIEKKWFGEPGKCPSQGGGGGTALGSSNLSFRSFGGLFLITGVVSGLMLLVYLATFVYREHGEVRPEEEGSGSSSMRRLRAWLRHFDQKDLKCPTFKTRNGDSIRDGNQTQRWVEFESVRNGRGGNGPVQAAAEEEAIAIGMSPLSFSTSTPSETINAGSSPASELGTSFEQRMQEAPQSVSVDMPGSTAP, encoded by the exons ATGGGGAGGCTGCGCTACTACTCGTCTTCTGCTTCCGTCTCCTCCCTCCGCCGCCTCGAGCTCGTTCTGGCGGCCGCGCTGCTGGTCTGGTGCCAGGCGAGCCTGCGAGTGGCCACGGCGCAGCAGCCGGCGCCGGCACGGGTGCGCGTGGGCGTCATCCTCAACCTGCCGTCGCTGGCTGGGCAGCGGCGGAAGGTCGGCATTGAGATGGCGGTGGAGGACTACTACGCCGCGCGCCCCGGCTCCAGGACCAGGGTCGCGCTGCGCTTCCGGGACTCCACCGGGGACGTCGTCGGCGCCGCTTCCGCCG CGGTGGACCTGATCAAGAACGAGCAGGTGCAGGCCATCATCGGCCCGCAGACGTCGGCGGAGGCCGAGTTCGTGGCCTACATCGGCAACCGCACCCACGTGCCCGTgctctcctcctccgccacctccCCGGGGCTCTCCCCGTCGCAGACGCCCTTCTTCGTGCGCACCGGTGCCAACGACTCCTTCCAGGCCGCGCCCGTCGCCGCTGTCCTCGCCGCGTTCGGGTGGCACGCGGCGGCCGTCGTCTACGAGGACTCACCCTACGGGTCCGGCATCCTTCCGGCGCTCGCCGGCGCGCTGCAGGGCGTCGGCGCCAGGATCATGGACCGCGCCGCCGTGCCGAGCGACGCGGACGACGACCGCATCGACGCGATGCTCTACGGATTCAAGGCGATGCCGACGCGCGTGTTCGTCGTGCACATGAACCCGTTTCTGGCCGCGCGGTTCTTCCGCCGGGCGAGGAAGGCCGGGATGATGACGGAGGACTACGCGTGGGTCGCCACCGACGGCGTCGGCAGCGTCGTGGATGCGCTGAGCCCCGACGACATCAGCGCCATGGAAGGGGTCGTCAGCCTCCGGCCGTTCGTGCGGATGACGGACCGAGTGAGGAACTTCTCCGCGCGGTTCAGGGCGAGGCTCTGGCGGGAGTACCCGAGCGCCGACATCTACCCGCATGACCCGACCGTCGTGATGCTCTGGTCGTACGACACGGCGTGGGCGATCGCGGCGGCGGCCGAGGCGGCCGGTGTCTCCAGCCCGGCATTCCAGACAACGCCGCAGAGCGCGGCGGTCACGGATTTGGACCGGCTCGGCGTGTCGGCAACCGGAGCGACGCTCCTCAAGGCGGTGCGCGAGACGACCTTCCGCGGCCTCGCCGGTAACTTCGCCCTCGTCGACGGGCAGCTGCAGCCGCCGGCGTACGAGTTCGTCAACATCGTCGGGAGAAGCTCGAGGGCGGTGGGGTTCTGGACGCCGGAGGCTGGGATCACACAGACTCAGGGCGCCGACGGCGCCAAGGGGCTGAAGAAAATCCTTTGGCCAGGTGATTCCATATCCTCCCCAAGAGGCTGGGTCGTGTCGCCGAACGGACGGCAGCTTCGCGTCGCCGTGCCGGTGAAGCATGGATTCAAGGAGTTCGTCGGCGTCGACTCGACCAACCGAACTGCAAACGTCACAGGATACTGCATCGAGGTGTTCGACGCGGTCATCCGCAACTACATGCCGTATCCAGTGAGCTACCAGTACGTGCCATACGATGATAGCTCCGAGTCCTACGACAACCTCGTGTCCCAGGTGCCGGAACAG CTAGCGGACATCGTCGTCGGCGACGTGACAATCACGGCGAGCAGGTTGGGCAAGGTGGACTTCAGCATGCCGTTCACGGACTCGGGGTGGTCGATGGTGGTGGCGGTGCGCACGGAGACGAGCACGAGCATGTGGATCTTCCTGCAGCCGCTGACCACCAGCCTGTGGCTTGCCAGCCTCGCCTTCTTCTGCTTCACCGGCTTCGTGGTGTGGGCGATCGAGCACCGGATCAACCCCGAATTCCGAGGCGCCCCGTGGCAGCAGTTCGGCCTCAGCTTCTACTTCGCCTTCTCCACGCTCGTCTTCTCGCACA AGGAGAAGCTGGAGAGCAACCTGTCGAGGTTCGTGGTGATCATCTGGGTGTTCTTTGTCCTGATCCTGACGTCGAGCTACACGGCAAGCCTGACGTCGATGCTGACGGTCCAGAAGCTCCAGCCGGCGGTGACCGACGTGAGGGAGCTCCAGCGGACCGGGGAATTCATCGGGTACCAGGAGGGCTCCTTCATCAAGCAACGACTCCAGAAACTAGGCTTCGACAAGGCCAAGATGAGGAGCTACAGCACGGCGGCGGAGTACGCCGACGCGCTGTCCAGCGGGCAGGTCGCCGCCGTGTTCGACGAGATCCCGTACCTTAGGCTCTTCCTGTCGCAGTACTGCGACGGCTACACCATGTTCGGCCCGGTCTACAAGACCGACGGCTTCGGGTTCGTCTTCCCGATGGGCAGCCCGCTGACGGCGGACGTGTCGCGCGCGGTCCTGACGCTGGCGGAAGGCGAGGAGATGGCGCAGATCGAGAAGAAGTGGTTCGGCGAGCCGGGTAAGTGCCCGAGccagggcggcggcggaggcaccGCCCTCGGCTCCTCCAACCTCAGCTTCCGGAGTTTCGGCGGGCTGTTCCTCATCACCGGCGTCGTGTCCGGCCTCATGCTCCTCGTCTACCTCGCCACCTTCGTCTACCGCGAGCACGGCGAGGTCCGGCCGGAGGAGGAAGGCTCGGGGAGCTCGTCGATGCGCCGGCTGCGCGCGTGGCTGCGGCACTTCGACCAGAAGGACCTCAAGTGCCCCACGTTCAAGACGAGGAACGGCGACTCCATCAGGGATGGGAACCAGACGCAGAGATGGGTTGAGTTTGAGTCCGTCAGGAATGGCCGTGGCGGGAACGGGCCGGTGCAGGCGGCGGCCGAGGAGGAAGCCATTGCCATTGGCATGAGCCCGCTCAGTTTCAGCACCTCCACTCCATCGGAGACGATCAACGCCGGTTCGTCGCCGGCGTCAGAGCTCGGGACCTCGTTCGAGCAGAGGATGCAGGAGGCGCCACAGTCTGTGTCGGTGGACATGCCAGGATCAACGGCCCCGTAA